One segment of Clarias gariepinus isolate MV-2021 ecotype Netherlands chromosome 6, CGAR_prim_01v2, whole genome shotgun sequence DNA contains the following:
- the LOC128526574 gene encoding MOB-like protein phocein yields the protein MVMAEGTAVLRRNRPGTKAKDFYSWPDESFEEMDSTLAVQQYIQQNIRSDCANIDKILEPPEGQDEGVWKYEHLRQFCLELNGLAVKLQGECHPDTCTQMTATEQWIFLCAAHKTPKECPAIDYTRHTLDGAACLLNSNKYFPSRVSIKESSVAKLGSVCRRIYRIFSHAYFHHRQIFDKYEEETFLCHRFTRFVMKYNLMSKDNLIVPILEEEVQNAASAESDA from the exons ATGGTCATGGCGGAGGGTACAGCAGTCCTGAGAAGGAACCGTCCAGGAACCAAGGCGAAG GATTTCTACAGCTGGCCCGATGAGTCCTTCGAGGAGATGGACAGCACTCTGGCAGTGCAGCAG TACATCCAGCAGAACATTCGCTCCGACTGCGCCAACATCGACAAGATCCTGGAGCCCCCCGAGGGCCAGGACGAGGGCGTGTGGAAATACGAGCACCTCAG GCAGTTTTGTCTGGAACTAAACGGCCTTGCTGTTAAATTACAG GGAGAATGCCACCCTGACACGTGTACACAGATGACGGCTACAGAGCAGTGGATCTTCCTGTGTGCTGCACATAAAACCCCTAAAGAG TGTCCTGCGATCGACTACACAAGACACACGCTGGACGGAGCCGCCTGTCTCCTCAACAGCAACAAGTATTTTCCCAGCCG GGTGAGCATAAAGGAGTCGTCGGTGGCGAAGCTTGGTTCGGTGTGCCGCCGCATCTACAGGATATTCTCCCACGCTTACTTTCACCACCGCCAGATATTCGACAAGTACGAG GAAGAGACGTTCCTGTGTCACCGGTTTACTCGATTTGTAATGAAATATAACCTGATGTCGAAGGACAACCTCATCGTGCCCATCCTGGAGGAAGAGGTGCAGAATGCGGCCTCTGCCGAGAGCGATGCCTAA
- the LOC128526919 gene encoding ankyrin repeat domain-containing protein SOWAHC-like, whose product MATECTQEAVLCFLTERGGRVKNTDLIDHFRSVVSCDPERRAAVKGEIKSYVDRVAVVRVENGEKYVCLRKRFRGSVKRQEEEEKDGLDNSSSAAAAVVLETSLSAEVTHGNRRDACLAPVIPDASQRHALDVPSENKDAKQEIPPVSGGASAGERTPWDISQTNPDVKPEDKTRMGNAGAGNRSRSNTTTNKDDAQTTGECTPVSEPSPLPKAVLNRQDLPTTHADSPTESRSERENGRSGGSPGLCRDLREGGTHEGRSESHTPRGRRKSFRGSTVIGSPQVRRSVVHRHSRHSAKSDGESTATAQGEDESATATLDPVEHAWMMCACDGEWDSLRRMLDTDPGLVSKRDFVTGFTCLHWAAKLGKHELLAHIVNFARQRGVALDVNARSSAGYTPLHLAAAHNHVEVIKMLVGACDADVEARDYSGKKASQYLRDDVARDVLDIAGADAERTRDPVAELAGGDEAARWKLPRVLHANLRLLNRSASEDDDRDSDAIKPLRRKSSFNKLKPRINKARAGITAPVIVHSTSHFDRLEGATSGQTSGPFRSRPKSNLFG is encoded by the coding sequence ATGGCGACGGAATGCACGCAAGAAGCGGTTTTATGTTTTCTAACGGAGAGAGGAGGGAGAGTGAAGAACACAGATTTGATCGACCATTTCCGATCCGTTGTTTCCTGTGACCCAGAGAGAAGAGCCGCGGTTAAAGGGGAGATTAAGAGCTACGTGGACCGGGTGGCGGTGGTGAGAGTGGAGAACGGAGAGAAATACGTGTGTCTAAGGAAAAGGTTCAGAGGGTCGGTCAAAcgacaggaggaggaggagaaggatgGACTGGACAACAGCAGCAGCGCCGCCGCCGCCGTGGTCCTGGAAACCAGCCTCAGCGCTGAGGTTACCCATGGCAACCGGAGGGATGCATGCCTCGCGCCGGTTATACCTGATGCGTCTCAGAGGCACGCGCTTGACGTCCCGTCAGAGAACAAAGACGCAAAACAAGAAATACCACCTGTCTCGGGCGGCGCCAGCGCAGGTGAGCGCACACCTTGGGATATTTCGCAAACTAATCCGGATGTCAAACCCGAGGATAAGACGAGAATGGGAAACGCTGGCGCTGGGAATCGCAGCAGGTCTAATACTACTACCAATAAAGATGATGCACAAACCACCGGAGAATGCACTCCAGTAAGCGAACCgtctcctttacctaaggctgtCTTAAATCGCCAGGATTTACCGACGACGCACGCCGATTCCCCGACCGAGAGCAGATCAGAACGCGAGAACGGGAGGAGTGGAGGATCACCGGGGCTTTGTCGAGACTTGCGTGAGGGCGGGACGCATGAGGGACGCTCGGAATCTCACACACCCAGGGGCAGGCGGAAAAGTTTTCGTGGGAGCACGGTGATCGGCTCTCCGCAGGTACGACGCAGTGTGGTGCACAGGCACAGCCGACACTCGGCGAAGAGCGACGGCGAGAGCACCGCGACCGCGCAGGGTGAAGATGAGAGCGCGACCGCGACCCTCGACCCCGTGGAGCACGCGTGGATGATGTGCGCCTGCGACGGCGAGTGGGACAGTCTGCGGAGAATGCTGGACACCGATCCCGGGCTGGTGTCCAAGCGGGATTTCGTGACCGGCTTCACGTGCCTGCACTGGGCGGCCAAGCTGGGTAAGCACGAGCTGCTCGCCCACATCGTGAACTTCGCGCGACAGCGCGGCGTCGCGCTCGACGTGAACGCGCGCTCGAGCGCCGGCTATACGCCGCTTCACCTGGCCGCCGCGCACAACCACGTCGAGGTGATCAAGATGCTGGTGGGCGCGTGCGACGCCGACGTCGAGGCGCGCGACTACAGCGGCAAGAAGGCGAGCCAGTACCTGCGTGACGACGTCGCGCGAGACGTCCTCGACATAGCCGGCGCCGACGCAGAAAGGACGCGCGACCCTGTCGCGGAGCTCGCGGGGGGAGACGAGGCCGCGCGCTGGAAGCTGCCCCGGGTTCTCCACGCCAACCTGCGGTTGCTGAATCGCAGCGCGAGCGAGGACGACGACCGGGACAGTGATGCGATCAAGCCACTTCGCCGGAAGTCGTCGTTTAACAAGCTAAAACCAAGGATAAATAAGGCACGCGCGGGCATCACAGCACCTGTGATTGTTCACAGCACGTCTCATTTTGATCGGCTCGAAGGAGCCACTTCCGGTCAGACTTCTGGCCCCTTCAGATCCAGACCCAAGTCTAACTTATTTGGGTGA
- the LOC128526573 gene encoding LOW QUALITY PROTEIN: gamma-crystallin M2-like (The sequence of the model RefSeq protein was modified relative to this genomic sequence to represent the inferred CDS: substituted 1 base at 1 genomic stop codon), with amino-acid sequence MAWIRILAVSQQCXIQHNKKTVDPTNPWLRFIKRPRPTKLQLSPEEGLHPTNRMSKIIFYEDKNFQGRSYECEIDSPDTQSHFARCNSIRVENGCWVLYEKPNYTGYQYVLTRGEYPEYQRWMGYNDSVRSCRTFSYNRGGQYRMRIYERPDFQGRMMEFSDDCESVQERFRHSDIYSCNVMDGYWTLYEHPSYRGRQYFMRPGEYRKFSDWGAVCATTGSFRRITEF; translated from the exons ATGGCCTGGATCAGAATCTTGGCAGTGTCTCAACAGTGCTAAATCcaacataacaaaaaaactgTTGATCCTACAAACCCATGGCTGAGGTTTATAAAACGGCCGAGGCCGACCAAGCTTCAGTTATCACCCGAGGAAGGACTACACCCCACAAACAGGATGAGTAAG ATCATATTTTACGAGGATAAGAACTTTCAGGGCCGCTCGTATGAGTGTGAGATCGATTCCCCAGACACGCAGTCTCACTTCGCCCGCTGCAACTCCATCCGAGTGGAAAACGGATGCTGGGTTCTGTATGAGAAGCCCAACTACACGGGATACCAGTATGTACTGACCCGTGGAGAATATCCCGAATACCAACGCTGGATGGGCTACAACGACTCAGTTCGTTCTTGCAGGACCTTCTcttat AACCGTGGAGGGCAGTACCGCATGCGCATCTACGAGCGTCCTGACTTCCAAGGCCGGATGATGGAGTTCAGCGATGACTGCGAGTCCGTGCAAGAGCGGTTCCGCCACAGTGACATCTACTCCTGCAACGTGATGGACGGCTACTGGACCCTGTACGAGCATCCTAGCTATAGGGGGCGCCAATACTTTATGCGTCCCGGCGAGTACAGAAAGTTCAGCGACTGGGGTGCGGTGTGCGCCACCACCGGCTCCTTCCGCAGGATAACCGAGTTCTAA
- the septin10 gene encoding septin 10, with protein MASSDVARQGERNTRPLSLSGHVGFDSLPDQLVNKSTNQGFCFNILCIGETGIGKSTLMDTLFNTNFENFESSHFEPRVKLRAQTYDLQESNVRLKLTIVNTVGFGDQMNKQDSYQHVVDYIDTQFESYLQEELKIKRSLHNYHDSRIHACLYFIAPSGHSLKSLDLVTMKKLDSKVNIIPVIAKADTISKSELHKFKIKIMSELVSNGVQIYQFPTDDETVSKINSAMNGHLPFAVVGSTEEVKIGNKMVKARQYPWGVVQVENENHCDFVKLREMLICVNMEDLREQTHTRHYELYRRCKLEEMGFKDTDADSKPVSLQETYEAKRQEFLLELQRREEEMRQMFVLRVKEKETELKEAERELQGKFEQLKRLHADEKSKLDDKRKALEDEMNSFSKKKAAAELLQGQSFSSNSNLKKDKDRKNSGFM; from the exons atggCTTCGTCTGATGTTGCTCGACAGGGG GAGAGAAACACTCGTCCCTTGTCTCTGTCCGGTCACGTCGGCTTTGACAGTTTACCTGATCAGCTGGTCAATAAATCAACCAATCAGGGCTTCTGCTTTAACATCCTCTGCATAG GTGAGACTGGTATTGGAAAGTCCACTTTGATGGACACGCTGTTCAACACCAACTTCGAGAACTTTGAGTCGTCTCACTTTGAGCCGCGCGTCAAGCTGCGCGCCCAGACGTACGACCTCCAGGAGAGCAACGTGCGTCTGAAGCTCACCATTGTCAACACGGTGGGGTTCGGAGATCAGATGAACAAACAAGACAG CTACCAACACGTGGTGGATTACATCGACACGCAGTTCGAGTCTTACCTGCAAGAAGAGCTGAAGATCAAACGCTCGCTGCACAACTACCACGACTCACGAATCCACGCCTGCCTTTACTTCATCGCCCCGTCCGGACACTCGCTGAAATCCCTCGACCTCGTCACCATGAAGAAACTGGACAGCAAG GTGAATATAATCCCAGTGATCGCAAAGGCGGACACCATCTCCAAAAGCGAGCTGCACAAGTTTAAGATCAAGATCATGAGCGAGCTGGTGAGCAACGGAGTGCAGATCTATCAGTTCCCCACCGACGACGAGACCGTCTCCAAGATCAACAGCGCCATGAAC GGCCACCTGCCGTTCGCCGTGGTGGGAAGCACAGAGGAGGTGAAGATCGGGAACAAGATGGTGAAAGCGAGACAGTACCCCTGGGGTGTGGTCCAAG TGGAGAACGAGAACCACTGTGATTTTGTGAAGCTGCGCGAGATGCTGATCTGCGTAAACATGGAGGACTTGCGCGAGCAGACGCACACGCGCCACTACGAGCTCTACAGACGCTGCAAGCTGGAGGAGATGGGCTTTAAGGACACGGACGCCGACAGCAAACCAGTCAG CCTGCAGGAGACGTACGAGGCGAAGCGTCAGGAGTTCCTGCTGGAGCTGCAGCGAAGAGAGGAGGAGATGAGGCAGATGTTTGTCCTGCGGGTCAAAGAGAAAGAGACGGAATTGaaggaggcagagagagag ctccaGGGCAAGTTTGAGCAGCTGAAGCGTTTGCACGCTGATGAGAAGAGCAAGCTGGATGACAAGAGGAAGGCTCTGGAGGATGAGATGAACTCCTTCAGTAAGAAGAAAGCCGCCGCGGAGCTCCTGCAGGGACAATCGTTCAGCTCCAACTCCAACCTGAAGAAGGACAAAGACCGCAAGAA CTCTGGCTTTATGTGA